One window from the genome of Pyrobaculum ferrireducens encodes:
- a CDS encoding DUF3800 domain-containing protein, translated as MIVFVDESGVKSFCNCVAVGAVAFEARYGVPYMELGRHVLERIRRMARVGGEVKYSDVRRRADVEAVVRLISEVAEVRFRVVHFTSHGDVEEAVAELSRGAVLVVLDNQLLPRRPRIGARVIERDSRRVPGLQLADVVAGYARSRECR; from the coding sequence GTGATTGTATTTGTCGACGAGAGTGGGGTGAAGTCTTTCTGTAACTGCGTGGCGGTTGGGGCTGTGGCTTTCGAGGCGAGGTACGGGGTGCCGTATATGGAGCTGGGGAGGCACGTCCTTGAGCGTATCCGCCGGATGGCGAGGGTGGGGGGCGAGGTTAAGTACAGCGACGTCCGGCGTAGGGCCGACGTGGAGGCTGTTGTGAGGCTTATCTCCGAGGTGGCCGAGGTGAGGTTTAGGGTGGTGCACTTCACGTCGCATGGCGACGTCGAGGAGGCTGTGGCAGAGCTGTCGAGGGGCGCCGTGCTGGTGGTGCTCGACAACCAGCTTCTGCCCCGGAGGCCGAGGATCGGGGCCCGGGTTATCGAGAGGGATTCTAGGCGGGTGCCGGGGCTCCAGCTGGCTGACGTCGTGGCTGGCTACGCGAGGTCGCGGGAGTGTCGGTAA
- the mntA gene encoding type VII toxin-antitoxin system MntA family adenylyltransferase antitoxin, translating to MEVEARELWEMRRRALEELPRFLTALTSFIKDRGIDPVVEWGSAAEVFRRFGVKFAYLFGSRARGLGLEDSDWDVAVYFGREITVVDEAELAAELSRVLGVEVDVVALDAAGLDLIYTVLRDGVVIYSADEALRRRWEIESYLEYLDYAASYLD from the coding sequence ATGGAGGTAGAGGCCCGTGAGCTGTGGGAAATGAGGAGGAGGGCGCTGGAGGAGCTCCCGCGATTCCTCACCGCCCTCACGTCGTTTATAAAGGATCGGGGGATCGATCCCGTGGTGGAGTGGGGATCCGCAGCCGAGGTGTTTAGGAGGTTTGGGGTTAAGTTCGCCTACCTCTTCGGCTCCCGGGCAAGGGGGCTGGGGCTGGAGGACAGCGACTGGGACGTCGCCGTCTACTTCGGCAGAGAGATCACCGTCGTCGACGAGGCGGAGCTCGCGGCGGAGCTGTCGAGGGTTCTGGGGGTTGAGGTTGACGTAGTTGCGCTGGACGCGGCGGGGCTGGACTTGATCTACACAGTGCTTAGAGACGGCGTGGTTATCTACTCGGCAGACGAAGCTCTCCGGAGGCGGTGGGAGATCGAGTCGTATCTAGAGTATCTAGACTACGCCGCGAGCTACCTTGACTGA